One region of Vallitalea okinawensis genomic DNA includes:
- a CDS encoding M15 family metallopeptidase translates to MTKRIPFAILFMLIVIVFMQITTAHPSEDEKVIETTHPMETIEVIEVEEPVDTPPSKDIEGIIQLIIQDELPELLLVSQDYPLQEDLSQGIVVNTVPSNKYMSINQETLDALEELFSASQSFGIQDLLLTSAYRDIAYQEMLFEKQMNRYRGTHTEDQAYALASQAVAPPGTSEHQTGMAVDFLSTTQYTLTESFDGTPSGQWLLENAYRYGFILRYPKDKTDITGIMYEPWHYRYVGQVHSEYIHKHHLCLEDYLHLLENEKRISFITESGNAYEIYYINDIQGFDFNTTNIDTHNIVDVSHIGDDSYIVTLAMASY, encoded by the coding sequence ATGACCAAGAGAATTCCATTTGCTATTCTTTTTATGCTAATTGTAATTGTTTTTATGCAAATAACGACAGCTCATCCATCAGAAGATGAAAAAGTCATCGAAACGACTCATCCTATGGAAACTATTGAAGTTATAGAAGTTGAAGAACCAGTAGACACCCCGCCTTCAAAGGATATAGAGGGTATTATACAGCTCATTATACAAGATGAATTACCAGAACTTTTATTAGTCAGTCAAGATTATCCTTTACAAGAAGATCTCAGTCAAGGCATTGTTGTGAATACTGTGCCTTCCAACAAATATATGTCCATTAATCAAGAAACACTAGATGCTCTAGAAGAGCTTTTCTCAGCTAGTCAATCCTTTGGTATCCAAGACCTTTTATTGACTAGTGCATATAGAGATATTGCTTATCAGGAAATGTTATTTGAAAAACAGATGAATCGTTATAGAGGTACTCATACAGAAGATCAGGCTTATGCGTTAGCAAGTCAAGCTGTTGCTCCTCCAGGAACAAGTGAACATCAAACAGGTATGGCTGTTGATTTCTTATCAACAACTCAGTATACATTAACCGAAAGTTTTGATGGAACTCCCAGCGGACAATGGTTACTTGAAAACGCTTATAGATATGGATTTATTTTAAGATACCCAAAGGATAAAACCGACATCACGGGTATTATGTATGAACCATGGCATTATCGCTATGTAGGACAAGTTCATTCTGAATATATTCATAAGCATCATCTTTGTTTAGAGGATTACCTTCATTTGCTTGAAAATGAAAAAAGAATTTCTTTTATTACTGAAAGTGGTAATGCTTACGAAATCTATTACATTAATGATATACAGGGCTTCGACTTCAATACAACAAACATTGATACCCATAATATTGTAGATGTTTCTCACATTGGAGATGATAGCTATATTGTAACATTAGCAATGGCATCCTATTAA
- a CDS encoding SpoVR family protein yields MTMIDYTIQQLEEWDNQINKIVKSSGLDCYPQEYEVCSYEDMICYEAYVGMPSHYPHWSYGKKYERKRTLYEYNLEGLPYEMVINSNPCIAYLMRDNTLLLQILTMAHVYGHNDFFKNNRLFAEGTRAEYTLEMFKNHANRIRDYIKDPAIGYEKVERILDAGHALKYHTTRVVGEKYLTHDELKKMIIEKYHRDSNSTNSFDEKKDVEIPDLNKIPLEPTEDIMNFLIENSHLEEWEKDILEIVMTETKYFIPQIETKIMNEGWASFWHYRIINQLELHQSLHLEFLNRHNQVIRPFLGSINPYFIGFKLFEAIEKEYGTQKLFEVRKMERDDSFIRKYLTEELCKEMNLFQYAKNQKDYIIEEISDRDGWKKIRDSLANSVGMGDIPCIKVEEVLKGDGTLVLTHEYDGRELRMTYAHQTLKYLSTLWGNKVILNTILNGNVKSITCNKDKIIY; encoded by the coding sequence ATGACTATGATAGATTATACAATCCAGCAGTTAGAAGAGTGGGATAATCAAATAAATAAAATTGTAAAATCATCAGGATTGGATTGCTATCCTCAAGAATATGAGGTTTGCAGTTATGAAGACATGATCTGCTATGAAGCCTATGTTGGTATGCCTTCCCATTATCCACATTGGAGCTATGGCAAAAAATATGAAAGAAAAAGGACCTTATACGAGTATAATTTGGAAGGGTTACCTTATGAGATGGTCATTAATTCCAATCCATGTATTGCTTATCTTATGAGGGACAATACGCTGCTACTACAAATACTTACAATGGCTCACGTCTATGGGCATAATGATTTTTTCAAAAATAATCGCTTATTTGCAGAAGGAACTCGAGCTGAGTATACACTAGAAATGTTTAAAAATCATGCAAATAGGATTAGAGATTATATTAAAGATCCAGCTATTGGCTATGAAAAGGTTGAACGAATTTTAGATGCAGGTCACGCTTTGAAGTATCACACAACGAGAGTTGTTGGCGAGAAGTACTTAACACATGATGAACTTAAAAAAATGATCATAGAGAAATACCATCGTGACTCAAATTCTACCAATTCTTTTGATGAGAAAAAGGATGTAGAAATTCCAGATCTCAACAAAATACCTCTAGAACCAACAGAGGATATAATGAACTTTTTGATTGAAAACAGTCATCTTGAAGAATGGGAAAAAGACATCTTAGAAATTGTGATGACAGAAACTAAATATTTCATCCCACAAATTGAAACTAAAATCATGAATGAGGGCTGGGCAAGTTTCTGGCATTATCGGATAATCAATCAATTAGAGTTACATCAAAGCTTACACTTAGAGTTCTTAAATCGTCATAATCAAGTCATAAGACCATTTTTAGGGAGTATAAACCCTTATTTTATAGGATTCAAGCTATTTGAAGCTATTGAAAAAGAATACGGTACACAGAAGTTATTTGAAGTTCGAAAAATGGAGAGAGATGATTCCTTCATAAGAAAATATCTGACAGAAGAATTGTGTAAAGAAATGAACTTGTTTCAGTATGCTAAAAATCAAAAAGACTATATCATAGAAGAAATTTCTGATAGAGATGGCTGGAAGAAGATCAGAGATTCTCTTGCGAATAGTGTTGGGATGGGAGATATACCATGTATTAAAGTTGAAGAAGTTTTAAAGGGTGATGGAACTTTAGTTTTGACCCATGAATATGATGGTAGAGAATTGAGAATGACCTATGCTCATCAGACACTGAAATATCTTTCTACCCTTTGGGGGAATAAAGTTATTCTCAATACAATTTTGAATGGTAATGTTAAATCCATCACTTGCAATAAAGATAAAATAATATATTAA
- the leuS gene encoding leucine--tRNA ligase, with protein sequence MNYDHKQIEGKWRGYWEENPINQPGEGKENYYCLDMFPYPSGSGLHVGHWRGYVLSDVWSRYKVLQGYHVLHPMGWDAFGLPAENYAIKMGVHPSKATAENVANFKRQLKEISAIYDWDKEVNTTDPDYYKWTQWIFVKMFKEGLAYEKEMPINWCPSCKTGLANEEVVNGECDRCGSSVTKKNLRQWMLKITAYAERLLNDLEGLEWPEKVKKMQSDWIGKSYGAEIDFEVEGLENKIKVFTTRPDTLYGSTFMVLAPEQAMVKELATEEQKEAVEKYVFNASMKSSVDRLQDKEKTGVFTGSYAINPLNGAKIPIWISDYVLADYGTGAIMCVPAHDERDFAFAKRFDLPIIQVIAKEGEELVPLEEAYTEEGVMVNSQVFDGMKSLEAKEAIANYLAEHDIGKKTTNYKLRDWVFSRQRYWGEPIPIVHCEKCGAVPVPEENLPVTLPDVESYEPTGTGESPLADIDEWVNTTCPECGGHAKRETNTMPQWAGSSWYFLRYVDPRNKEQLVSPEIAKEWLPVDMYVGGIEHAVLHLLYARFYTKFLHDIGVVEFGEPFKRLFNQGMICKNGAKMSKSKGNVVSPDDLVEKYGCDSLRIYELFVGPPELDSEWDDRGIDGVYRFINKVWNLVTNNIGKEVAVTKEMEKVRHQMIYEITTRLNNFSLNTVVSGFMEYTNKLIDINKSQGGIDSETIEILIVLLAPFAPHIAEELWGQMGHEQTVFANPWPTFDKEKMKEDTIKLPVQINGKVRATIEMDAEADKESVLSAAREAIESKLDGKSIVKEIYVPKKIINIVVK encoded by the coding sequence ATGAATTACGATCACAAACAGATTGAAGGAAAGTGGCGTGGTTATTGGGAAGAAAACCCTATTAATCAACCTGGTGAAGGAAAAGAAAATTATTATTGCTTAGATATGTTCCCTTATCCATCAGGTAGTGGTCTTCATGTAGGACACTGGAGAGGTTATGTATTAAGTGATGTATGGAGTCGTTATAAAGTACTACAAGGTTATCATGTTTTACATCCAATGGGATGGGATGCCTTTGGATTGCCAGCTGAAAATTATGCCATCAAAATGGGTGTTCATCCATCTAAAGCTACTGCAGAAAACGTAGCAAATTTTAAAAGACAATTAAAAGAAATCAGCGCTATCTATGATTGGGATAAAGAAGTGAACACAACTGATCCTGATTATTATAAATGGACTCAATGGATATTTGTAAAGATGTTTAAAGAAGGCTTAGCTTATGAAAAAGAGATGCCTATAAACTGGTGTCCATCATGTAAGACTGGTCTTGCAAATGAAGAAGTTGTTAACGGTGAATGTGATCGTTGTGGTTCTTCTGTAACAAAGAAAAACTTACGTCAATGGATGTTAAAAATTACAGCTTATGCTGAAAGATTGTTAAATGATTTAGAAGGTCTAGAGTGGCCTGAAAAAGTTAAAAAAATGCAATCTGATTGGATTGGTAAAAGTTACGGTGCTGAGATTGACTTTGAAGTTGAAGGTTTAGAGAACAAAATAAAAGTATTTACAACAAGACCTGATACGCTTTATGGTTCAACATTTATGGTATTAGCACCAGAACAAGCTATGGTAAAAGAACTTGCTACTGAAGAGCAAAAAGAAGCTGTTGAAAAATACGTATTCAATGCTTCCATGAAATCATCAGTTGACCGTCTTCAAGATAAAGAGAAAACAGGTGTATTCACAGGTTCATATGCTATTAATCCACTCAATGGTGCTAAAATACCAATATGGATATCTGACTATGTATTGGCTGATTATGGTACGGGTGCCATTATGTGTGTACCTGCCCATGATGAAAGAGACTTTGCTTTTGCTAAGAGATTTGACTTACCTATTATTCAAGTCATAGCTAAAGAAGGAGAAGAACTAGTTCCACTTGAAGAAGCTTATACTGAAGAAGGCGTTATGGTGAATTCTCAAGTCTTTGATGGTATGAAGTCCCTTGAAGCTAAAGAGGCTATCGCAAATTACCTTGCAGAACACGATATTGGGAAGAAAACAACGAATTACAAATTGCGTGACTGGGTATTTTCTCGTCAACGTTATTGGGGTGAACCTATTCCAATTGTTCATTGTGAGAAATGTGGAGCTGTTCCAGTTCCAGAGGAAAACCTTCCAGTGACATTACCTGATGTAGAATCCTATGAGCCTACAGGAACAGGTGAATCGCCATTAGCAGATATTGATGAGTGGGTGAATACGACTTGTCCTGAATGTGGTGGTCATGCAAAAAGAGAGACAAATACCATGCCACAATGGGCTGGGTCATCATGGTACTTCTTAAGATATGTTGATCCTCGTAATAAAGAGCAACTTGTTAGTCCAGAAATAGCTAAAGAGTGGTTGCCAGTTGATATGTACGTTGGTGGTATCGAGCATGCAGTTCTTCACTTACTTTATGCCCGTTTCTATACTAAATTCCTACATGATATAGGTGTAGTTGAATTTGGAGAACCATTTAAACGTTTATTTAATCAAGGAATGATTTGTAAAAACGGTGCTAAAATGAGTAAATCAAAAGGTAATGTTGTATCTCCTGATGATTTAGTAGAAAAGTATGGTTGTGATTCTTTAAGAATCTACGAATTATTTGTAGGTCCACCAGAATTAGATTCTGAATGGGATGATCGTGGTATTGATGGTGTTTACCGCTTTATTAATAAAGTTTGGAATTTAGTTACTAACAATATTGGCAAAGAAGTAGCAGTAACGAAAGAGATGGAAAAAGTAAGACATCAAATGATTTATGAAATTACAACGCGTTTAAATAACTTTAGTTTAAACACTGTTGTTAGTGGATTCATGGAGTATACTAATAAATTGATCGATATCAATAAGAGTCAAGGTGGTATTGATTCAGAAACCATCGAAATCTTAATTGTGTTATTAGCACCTTTTGCACCTCATATTGCTGAGGAACTATGGGGGCAAATGGGGCATGAGCAGACTGTATTTGCTAATCCATGGCCAACATTTGATAAAGAAAAAATGAAAGAAGATACAATTAAGTTGCCAGTCCAAATTAATGGTAAAGTTCGTGCAACTATTGAGATGGATGCAGAGGCTGATAAAGAGTCAGTATTATCTGCGGCTAGAGAAGCTATTGAAAGTAAATTAGATGGAAAATCTATTGTTAAAGAGATCTATGTACCTAAAAAAATCATAAATATTGTTGTTAAATAG
- a CDS encoding PrkA family serine protein kinase — protein sequence MFEFSELIKKDREDRKKFYFEGTFLDYLKLLQEDTSLSRLAHERMYQTIIDQGIEVIDTTENPKYRRIYGNNIIKKYNFFKDDFFGIDQILMKIVKYFQTAAMKGEESRQVLYLVGPVGAGKSSIMEALKQGLEKSGSLYALKGCPMREEPLHLVPNHLRKEFEDLLSIKIEGDLCPVCRYRLKNDYDGEYEKFQIEAVDFSIRSRKGIGVVPPVDPNNQDTSVLVGSVDISKLDLYPEDDPRVLSLNGAFNVGNRGIVEFIEVFKNEVEYLHTMITATQEKSIPSPGKSSMIYFDGIILAHSNEAEWNKFKADHTNEAILDRIVKIEVPYCLILDEEIRIYKKMLKKSNFSAHIAPHTIKIASMFAILTRLAPSNKVNPITKLKIYNGEEIVEKGATKKIDVIELKEEATREGMTGISPRFIMKAIDETIAESEHNCINPIAILETMIKSVKELTINEETKKNYLNFLQNVVKKEYSKILESEVTKAFIHGYKEQAEDLFNNYLDHAEAYVNKTRIKDRSTGEELDPDEVFLKSIESQINITSSSAKGFRQDVTSYMFYVMRNGGKIDYTCYPPLKEAIEKKLTASVKELSRVITSSKVRDKEQSEKYNAMVDEMKKNGYCEHCCNVILKYAANNLWKD from the coding sequence ATGTTTGAATTTTCAGAACTTATAAAAAAAGATAGAGAAGATAGAAAGAAATTTTATTTTGAGGGTACCTTTCTTGATTACTTAAAGCTTCTACAGGAAGATACATCCCTTAGTAGATTAGCACATGAGCGTATGTATCAGACAATTATTGATCAAGGAATAGAAGTGATTGACACGACTGAAAACCCTAAGTATAGAAGGATTTATGGCAATAATATTATTAAAAAATATAATTTCTTTAAAGATGACTTTTTTGGTATTGATCAGATTCTAATGAAAATCGTTAAGTATTTTCAAACAGCTGCAATGAAAGGGGAAGAGTCACGTCAAGTATTATACTTGGTAGGACCTGTGGGAGCTGGAAAATCTTCAATCATGGAAGCTCTTAAACAAGGATTGGAAAAAAGTGGGTCATTATATGCCCTAAAGGGATGCCCCATGAGAGAAGAACCATTACATCTAGTACCTAATCATCTAAGAAAAGAATTTGAAGACTTATTAAGTATAAAAATAGAAGGAGATCTTTGTCCCGTTTGTAGGTATAGATTAAAAAATGACTATGATGGAGAGTATGAAAAGTTTCAGATAGAAGCAGTAGATTTCAGTATACGATCAAGAAAAGGGATTGGGGTAGTTCCACCTGTTGACCCAAATAATCAAGATACTTCAGTACTAGTAGGATCTGTCGATATATCCAAATTAGATCTTTATCCCGAAGATGACCCAAGAGTGTTATCTTTAAATGGAGCTTTCAATGTTGGGAATAGAGGCATTGTGGAATTTATCGAGGTTTTCAAAAATGAAGTAGAATACCTTCATACTATGATTACTGCTACGCAAGAGAAAAGCATCCCGTCACCTGGCAAGTCTTCTATGATTTATTTTGATGGGATCATATTAGCCCATTCTAATGAAGCAGAGTGGAATAAATTTAAAGCAGATCATACAAATGAAGCTATACTGGATAGAATTGTAAAGATAGAGGTACCATACTGCTTGATATTAGACGAGGAAATCAGAATTTATAAAAAAATGTTGAAAAAGAGTAACTTCAGTGCTCATATTGCTCCTCATACGATTAAAATAGCTTCTATGTTTGCTATTTTAACCCGTTTAGCTCCATCTAACAAAGTGAATCCTATAACAAAACTAAAAATCTATAATGGTGAAGAGATTGTTGAAAAAGGAGCGACTAAGAAAATAGATGTGATTGAGCTAAAAGAAGAAGCTACGAGGGAAGGTATGACGGGTATATCACCTCGATTTATTATGAAAGCCATTGATGAAACCATAGCGGAGTCAGAACATAATTGTATCAATCCTATAGCCATTTTAGAAACCATGATTAAGTCTGTAAAAGAACTAACCATTAATGAGGAGACAAAGAAGAATTACTTAAATTTTCTACAGAATGTAGTGAAAAAAGAGTATAGCAAAATTCTCGAATCCGAAGTCACAAAAGCATTCATTCATGGTTATAAAGAGCAGGCTGAAGATTTGTTTAATAATTATTTAGATCATGCAGAAGCATATGTCAATAAAACAAGAATTAAGGATAGAAGTACTGGCGAAGAATTAGACCCCGATGAAGTTTTCCTTAAGTCTATTGAATCTCAAATCAATATAACGAGTTCATCAGCGAAGGGATTCAGACAGGATGTAACGTCCTATATGTTTTATGTTATGAGGAATGGAGGTAAAATTGACTATACTTGCTATCCTCCTTTAAAAGAAGCCATTGAGAAAAAGTTAACAGCTTCAGTAAAAGAGCTAAGTCGTGTCATTACCAGTAGTAAGGTTAGGGATAAGGAACAAAGTGAAAAATATAATGCCATGGTTGATGAAATGAAAAAGAACGGTTATTGCGAGCACTGCTGTAATGTCATCCTTAAATATGCTGCCAATAATTTATGGAAGGATTAG
- the yhbH gene encoding sporulation protein YhbH, whose translation MSRFREFDSKGRDRSAEDRLRHRKLIEDSIKKNIDGIIADESIIGQSKDKKIKIPIKGIKEYRFIYGDNKPGIGSGAGDEKRGDTIGREQMQEGDGDQQAGNAEGEDIYETEITIEELMNYLFDDLNLPYMERKKFSEIESERNFKRLGYQRKGIKPRLAKKRSVIEKIKREKATNRGKKPIEDSNKERFPFKEDDLRYYHIRKDIKKESNAVVICIMDTSGSMDLTKKYLARSFYFLLYQFVKLKYVSVEVVFVSHTTKGKEVSEDEFFHKGESGGTFISSGYEKALEIVEERYNPTVWNVYAFHCSDGDNWREDNEKAIKLAKKLCETCNLFGYGQIATGRYISSSTILTEFTKKIKNKNFSVIKLTGKEDIIPGLKILLDKENGEMG comes from the coding sequence ATGAGTAGATTTAGAGAATTTGATAGCAAGGGGAGAGATCGGTCTGCAGAAGATAGACTTAGACATCGTAAGCTCATAGAAGATTCAATTAAAAAAAATATTGATGGCATAATAGCTGATGAAAGTATAATTGGTCAGAGCAAAGACAAGAAAATCAAAATACCTATAAAGGGTATTAAAGAATATAGGTTTATCTATGGAGACAATAAACCTGGTATTGGTTCAGGGGCGGGTGACGAAAAGCGAGGCGATACAATAGGGAGAGAGCAAATGCAAGAGGGGGATGGTGATCAACAAGCAGGAAATGCTGAAGGAGAAGATATTTATGAAACTGAAATTACCATAGAGGAGCTTATGAACTATTTGTTTGATGATTTAAATCTTCCTTATATGGAGAGAAAGAAGTTTAGTGAAATTGAATCCGAAAGGAACTTCAAGAGATTGGGTTATCAGAGAAAGGGAATTAAACCTCGTCTAGCAAAGAAGAGGTCAGTCATTGAGAAGATCAAGCGAGAGAAGGCTACTAACAGGGGCAAAAAGCCTATAGAAGACTCCAATAAAGAAAGATTTCCTTTTAAAGAAGATGATCTGAGATATTATCATATAAGGAAAGATATAAAAAAAGAAAGTAATGCCGTAGTTATTTGTATTATGGATACGTCAGGATCAATGGATCTAACCAAGAAATACTTAGCAAGAAGTTTTTATTTTCTTCTATACCAATTTGTTAAATTGAAGTACGTTAGCGTAGAAGTGGTTTTTGTATCTCATACGACTAAGGGCAAAGAAGTCAGTGAGGACGAATTTTTTCATAAAGGAGAGTCAGGAGGGACCTTTATCAGTAGTGGATATGAAAAGGCTCTAGAGATCGTTGAGGAGAGATATAACCCGACAGTATGGAACGTCTATGCATTTCATTGTAGTGACGGAGACAACTGGAGAGAAGATAATGAGAAAGCCATAAAACTTGCAAAAAAGTTATGTGAAACATGTAATTTATTTGGATATGGACAAATAGCCACCGGTAGATATATTTCAAGCAGCACGATACTGACTGAATTTACTAAGAAGATTAAAAATAAGAATTTTTCGGTCATAAAGTTAACGGGGAAGGAGGATATTATTCCCGGTCTCAAGATATTACTAGACAAAGAAAATGGAGAGATGGGATAA
- a CDS encoding gamma carbonic anhydrase family protein, giving the protein MIYKYKDFIPQIHESCFIAKSADIIGDVVIGENSSIWYNTVLRSDLDKMVIGKGTNIQDNSTIHNATDKPAIIGDYVTVGHQVLLHGCTIGNYALIGMGSTILDGAEIGDYTIIGANSLVTQNKKFPSGVLVMGSPAKVVRELTDEEKGYLKYSAEHYIESAKEHSELEIISE; this is encoded by the coding sequence ATGATATATAAATACAAAGATTTCATTCCCCAGATTCATGAAAGCTGTTTTATAGCTAAAAGTGCAGATATCATTGGTGATGTAGTGATCGGAGAAAACTCAAGTATATGGTACAACACAGTTTTACGTAGTGATTTGGATAAGATGGTTATTGGTAAGGGAACCAATATTCAAGATAACTCAACAATCCATAATGCAACTGATAAACCGGCGATCATTGGAGATTACGTTACAGTAGGCCATCAGGTATTATTACATGGTTGTACAATAGGGAATTATGCACTAATTGGTATGGGTTCTACTATTCTTGATGGAGCAGAAATTGGTGATTATACCATTATTGGAGCCAACAGTCTAGTTACACAGAATAAGAAATTTCCTTCTGGAGTCTTAGTTATGGGATCACCTGCAAAAGTTGTACGTGAATTAACAGACGAGGAAAAAGGCTATTTAAAATATTCAGCAGAGCATTATATTGAAAGTGCTAAGGAACATTCAGAATTAGAGATTATATCAGAGTAG
- a CDS encoding S8 family peptidase — MDVARKRVNVEKVFNEGKLTGRGITVAVVDTGVYPHTDFLIPYNRLLKQVDYVGDLDAPYDDNGHGTHVAGIIGGNGISSDGKYMGIAPDVNLLSVKVLNKKGGGKTSDVLAGLQWVMDNRNKYNIRIVNISLGGDDHKGEESSIVKAVDHLWDNGIIVVTAAGNKGPRSRTITTPGISRKIITVGCSNDHETVNINGDFISNYSSRGPTRACIIKPDVVAPGANIISCASKENYKPMERLSREDSKYEAKSGTSMAAPMVSGAIALLLQSNPYLSPNEVKLKLSRCCDDLGFKKNHQGWGLINIEKLMG, encoded by the coding sequence ATGGATGTTGCTAGAAAAAGGGTGAATGTGGAGAAGGTTTTTAATGAAGGAAAACTAACTGGCAGGGGTATTACAGTAGCAGTTGTAGATACTGGTGTATATCCTCATACAGATTTCTTAATACCCTATAATCGTTTACTGAAACAGGTGGATTATGTAGGTGATTTAGATGCACCTTACGATGATAATGGGCATGGTACACATGTTGCTGGTATTATTGGAGGTAATGGTATAAGCTCTGATGGTAAGTACATGGGTATAGCGCCAGACGTTAATTTGCTATCTGTCAAAGTACTTAATAAAAAAGGTGGAGGAAAGACATCTGATGTATTAGCTGGACTACAATGGGTTATGGATAATCGTAATAAATACAATATTCGTATTGTCAATATTTCTTTAGGTGGTGATGATCATAAAGGGGAAGAATCATCCATAGTGAAAGCTGTTGATCATCTATGGGATAATGGGATTATCGTTGTTACAGCTGCTGGTAATAAGGGGCCACGAAGCAGAACCATAACAACGCCTGGGATTAGTAGAAAGATTATAACAGTTGGTTGTTCTAATGACCATGAAACAGTCAATATTAATGGTGACTTTATATCCAACTATTCAAGCAGGGGACCTACAAGAGCATGTATTATTAAACCGGATGTAGTGGCACCAGGGGCTAATATCATTTCATGTGCTTCAAAAGAAAACTATAAGCCTATGGAGAGATTAAGTCGAGAAGACAGTAAGTATGAGGCTAAATCAGGTACTTCCATGGCTGCTCCTATGGTCAGTGGTGCTATTGCGTTATTGCTACAAAGCAACCCTTATTTATCACCTAATGAAGTGAAACTTAAGCTGAGTCGTTGTTGTGATGATCTTGGTTTTAAGAAGAACCATCAAGGGTGGGGACTTATCAATATAGAAAAGTTGATGGGATAG